The Toxotes jaculatrix isolate fToxJac2 chromosome 14, fToxJac2.pri, whole genome shotgun sequence genomic interval tatatactgtacagagcTACATTATATGATTTCAAAGTGAattcttattctgtttttttaattccttcCCTTCATTGCACAGTGCGTATTTAGGTTACGCTAGGCCAAGATTTAACTGAGTAAAGCAGTTTAAATATCTGGTAGGTAGGAGGGAGGGGCCCATTGTCTCATAAGTTAACCAGGATTGAATGTATGTCgtgaattaaatgaaatgacagaTGCTAACTCTGCATGTTTGTCTCTTGCAGGTTTCATTTACACTGGGGATATAATTCACCGGATGCTCACAGCCACTCAGTACATCGCCCCTCTGATGGCTAATTTTGACCCAAGCCTTTCCAAAAACTCCACTGTGCTTTACTTTGATAATGGTAAGAGAGATGCAGGGTTTCCATTACCCCCATTTTACTTTCATCAATTGTGGTTTTTAATTTGTGGATCTGCTGTATAATATTTTTACTAAAGATATGTGCATGGGTGcacatgtgtgttcatgtctatCCTTTAGGGACTGCCTTGGTGGTTCAGTGGAACCAGATTCACCTCCAGGACGTCAGTCTGGGTACTTTCACCTTCCAGGCTGCACTGCACAGTGACGGACGGATTGTCTTTGCATACAAAGAGGTGACTTCTATTTTCTTCATGCCATCCTCGTTTTAATGCAGAACCAGTTTAAtcagctctttctttttctttcatagaTTCCTGTTGACATCAGCAACATCAGCACTGAGAACCATCCTGTCAAAGTGGGCTtatcagatgcttttgtagtccTTCATGAGATAGAGCAGATCCCCAGTAAGTGGCAGATTTGTTCTGTAAAATCTTTACAAAAGTATTTTTCTTGCCACAATTTTAGCAGCCAAATTATTCAACAAAATTTCAGATATCACCAATAACTGACATCAGATCTTTTCTGATGTTTCCAGATGTTCGGAGGAGAACCATCTATGAGTATCACAAAGTCGACATCCTCAAGTCCAAAATCTCCAGCTCTACAGCTGTGGAGATGCTACCTCTTCCTAGTAAGTTGATGgcacattgttttcacactcTCCTGCTTCTCATAAGttccatttattttattcattttaaaaatctgttacTTTTTAGAGCCAATCACATTAtagaaaaaaagtgactttgtAAATTTAGCAAATATACAGAAACCGATAATAGTAGATGTTATGAATTTCCAGAGGCCAAAGCTGTCTCTTCCTCCTGACTCCTCACTGTTTTCCTCATTCTCAGCATGTCTGCAGTTCTCCAGCTGTGGTCCATGTGTCACTTCTCAGATTGGCTTTAACTGCAGTTGGTGCAGTCGGCTACAAAGGTAAACTGGGAAAGCACACAGAGAGCACATACCACTGAGAGGACTTCACATCCctcaaaatgaaatttaataatATGTAAATGTTAGGAATCCATTAAAATACACGCAGAGATAGACTATCATGGCTAATGGCAGCTACGATTTGAaaaatacttatatatattatgaaagtgtaaaatgtaaaataatgtaactTTTGGGGCCAGTAAAACAATGTACTGTATaagatgaaatattttattaGTTAAACTCATGTGACATCTGAGATGTTTTGAGTATAATATCAAAAATGATCTCAGATGATAACTTCagacaaatatacaaaaaagttttcatatatttgttttttactgCATTCTGCCTACTGGAGTATAAATAGCAATAAGTAAGAAATAAGTGATTGTTGTCCACACCTTTATTCAgatcagtttctttttatttaaacattgtctgataaataaaaaatagcaGCTGCCTGCAAAAGTTTTTCAAACAGAAAGAATTTGGTTGTGAAAAACCTGGAAAACTTGATTCAAACTTGTCACTCATATACTTCATACCTGGATCAATTTATGTTTCTAAATAGATTTATGtttgtaaacaaaacataaagctGTAGTTAAACCTTTCCGTATTCTTCATATGTGtaaaaatttatatatatataattgtatttatttttttattttttattttctcagatgCTCCAGTGGCTTTGATCGTAACCGGCAGGACTGGGTCGACCTTGGCTGTCCAGATGAGGTTctcattatttttgcatttcagtTTACCCAGAATAGAACTCAGttacatttctgtctttctgcacAAAAGATGATGATACCGATGTTTCTTTTCCCAGAGACGGGATCCCCGGTGTCTCCAAACAACAGACGTCACAAACACCTCATCTCACCATCTGACGCACACGACCACTCCTGTTACAGCGACCGCAGTGCAGCAGAGGACCTCCATCATGGCCTCCACTCCCCTCAGCAGGACGTCCATTGTCACCAACCCctcaacacacagcagcacaagcaGAAGAATATCCACTCCACAGCCTCCTACCAGCAAACCTGCAGAGAGTAAGCTGACAGATGAACAAtcttgagttttctttttgttttctaatgTATCCTACAACCAACAATCCAGACAGACATTGTACAGCTCAGGGCAGGACAGATGTCATTACCGTCTCTTGAATTAATGTTTGTTGTCGTTGCACAGTATCCACACCCAGTGTGTTCTGTAAGGTCCGACAGTGTGAGGGTCAAGTGGTCAGCTATTTCCCAGGCCTCTGTTAGCTCAGAGCTGAGCATATACAGCGCCATGTTAAATACTGCATAGTGTCCTCAGCTACTGAAGGATGACTCAATATATGTGCATCACTCTGTGGCCTGGTTGGGTCAGAGTATAGGAGGGCTGTTATCTTTGGCTGCAGTGGCTATTGTTTGTGACCTGAAAGGACTGGAATGTCCTGCTCAGACAAAAGTATAGCAGTTACTTTACTGATATTTTACTTAAGCAGAAGAAGTACGTGATTGTTATTTGTAGTATTAATTGTAATTTGTCTAAGTGAACTAATTGTTTACTGCAAATGGCTCAATCTTTCGTGTTCTACGTGAGGAGTTAACGTGTGCATTTTATGAGATTTGACCTGAAGTCAAGTGCGCTATATTCCCTCAGCTAACACACGAAAGTTGAATGAAAATTGCTGCCTTTAAAAACTACTGCACTGTTGGATTTTCTCTTGTAATTGTAAGACttgtaaaaatattattttcccAGAGATGTTTTTAGATTCCCCACACcacaaacagttaaaaaaatggATGCATAGGACAGCTGTCATACTAAATGTCGTGCcatcatgtttcatgtttttgttttgttttctagatGACACAAAGATCTCTCTGCACATCAATGAAACACGTAAGTCATTCATTGTTGTCTGCCTCAGTGTGTATCTTTAAACATATTGATCTGTAGTGGATTTGAGAGCTCAAAGCACTGCAACTTAGGAAAACATCTTTTTACCATTTCAGTTACAAATGTGCAgcatttagtaaaaaaaaaaaaaaaaaaagaatttaaaaattaaaaatacagatattttACTGAGATTATGTATTTGTGCATAAAACCTTCAGTGCAACTCTCAGCATCATATTTGAATCTGATTTGCTTGAAACTTGAGTCTGACTCCCTGAGTGTCACCCTCACCTGTACAGCAGGAGACAAGGAGAACACAGGAGAGCGTGATGAGCGGCTGCAGATCGGTCTCCTGGTGGGCATCGTCATGATGATGGTCATCATGGCAGCAGCCGTCCTCCTGTCCGTTTACATGTACAACCACCCCACCTCCAGCGCCAGCCTCTTCTTCATGGAGGTCAgtgacacacagctgctgtccaCATCTGTACTAACCATTTGGATAAACTGAGGTCTCAGAGCTCGCAATAATCAACCTCCCTGAAGAATCatgctttttttaatttggatttTATATCTTCTGGTTTCAGTTCATGTTCTCATGCAATTAAAATCACACGCAGAGACTTGAAAATTAATGTTGTACTGAACTACACTATTCTGTTTCtaattttttctgtctttcccgTTCGAGGTGGGAAGGATATTAGAAGCAAATCAGTATATCAATATAATGAagtccagtacaacaccaaCATCACTAGCTATAATCTCAGTACTAAAACATAATTGAATTAACTCTTAGGACGTCAGCAAAATCCGAACTTAAGAAGCATCATGCAAGTaggtatagtgtgtgtgtgtgtgtgtgtgtatatacacacacatatatatgatACAGTTTATTTTCCCCAATACagctcagaaaacactgatttatattGATTTGACAATAACTTTCTCAATACTATATGCAAATTTTTCTTTAGCATTCCCATTTGTGTACTCATTTTGTTATTCTCCCCACCCTCCACAGCGGCGGCCAACCCGCTGGCCAATCATGAAGTTCAGGCGGGGGTCTGGTCGCCCCTCGTACGCCGAGGTGGAGGCTCCCGGTCAGGACAAAGACAGCACGGTGGTCATCGACCCCAAACAGTCTTTTGTCATGtcagacagaagagagagcGAACAGAAAGAAGGATTCATAGTTCCTGATCAGAGAGAGCGCTTCCTAGTCTCAGAGAGCTCCTGACCAAAACTACATATCCCAGCAGGCTTTGGGGACAGAGCTGGTTCTCTATGTGAGTTAGCATTCCTTCCTTGAATGCTgatacatttttcagtttagttGTCGCTCAATCTCACTTTAAGGACAGAAATTGAGcattgaaaaaggaaaatgttaaacatctgagaaaactgtaactacaaatTATTTTATGCAGCAGTTTGGCTTCATGTTTGCATTGGCTTGGTGAACCATAGAACTGTTTTAATGCATAAAGAAAAAGTACTTGGATAGAGACTTGTTTTTACTTTGCTCAGGACATTCACTTGTGTTTACGACAGAATGTTTTGAGATCGTTTCTCTCAAAGACGGACGTTATTTTTTTGCTCCCACACCTACTTCACAAGGAGGAATGTCATATTTGGGTGTTATTTCCTCATCtcaaaaatacagtataaattcCTCAGCATTGCACCCACCTTCATCTGAGGGTCAGACAGGGTGCAGAGCGTTTCCACTGCTGGTTTGTCTGAGAGCATAACATCTGTTCGCAGCTTTtaaattcttttattttctgtacttAAAAATAAAGGCAGGAAACAACATTTACTGATTGCTGTACAAATATGTACACTACAACATCCACAACCATGGAAAACAGGTTTATCCATAGCATTAATTTTAGACAAGATACAGTCTTGCAGCATTTTTCTAACATACTATAATTGTTCCCGTGTGTGTGatctgtatatttattatacacAGTAAAAGCAGTGTAAAATGAAGGTTTTATCCAGTAGCTCTACTGCTGATACTGTCTTCAGTCACTGCACACTATTTGTATAGTGCTATTCATCCGTAAGTTAAATGTACAACTAATGCTGTTAAAATTAAGTCTATAAAAAgtattaattatttttacacaaaCTGTGTAATATATTAATTTCAGAGTTATCTACTTGTTTTATAAATATAAGTCTTAAAACTCAAGTGTTAATGATTTTCTTGTTCTGCCATATAGTGAGCTGAGGGTTCACCTACTCTTTCTCTTTATAAGCTTGATCAGTGCTGATGAAATTTCAAAACTGTTTGGTCTCCAATCTCAAAATAAAGTCGTTTCATCTACTGTACATTTCTGACAAGATCGGTGACATAGAGCATATCTACACAAAATCTACATACAGTAGTAGTGTCCCGTATTATCTGAGGCATGTTTAGTGTAGGATGAAATTAAGGCAAAAGGGTATCTGAATGGATCATTTAAGACTGGCCTGTAGGCTGCGGAGTCACAGAGTCAAGGCACTGCTGTGTTGGAGGTACTGCAACTGTCCTGGCTCTGGTCCTGATTTAGGTTTCTTTGTCTTCTGAGATAGAATCAAACAAATTGGGGAAAATATGCATTactgttaatgtgaaaatgaatgcaaaatactaaaaataagTTAACAGTGTTTGGTCAAATGATTTGGCTCTTACCTTTCAGTGGTGGTGCAGGTAATCGCCTCCTCAGCTGTCTTGATGAGTCCAGGGTGATAGGCTGTGACAAAGTGAATagaaattaataaattatttgtgTACAAGGTGTCTGACAAAGTTCGGTTGGTTGCATTGTAAACTCTTATGATACAGTGTCTAATGATGCACACAGGTACTGTACCATAACCGGAATGGTCCTGGTCTTAGTGAAGCGTGACTGTGTGTCCACATTGAGGCCTGCGCTCTTCAACGCAGCAATTCTGGCAGAGATGTCACAAATCTacaccagcagcaacacaaacaagtaACACAGTACATGTTTATTCCAAGGTGGGCATCTCAAACACTACTGGTCAGgttgttgtttaatttgtaaGCAGTACTTCACAACATCTAGTTATACTGATCCCTGTGTCCCCAACTAATGTCAAGACGTCATTAAAATCTGTTGCGGATATTCACATTCCTATCTATTCCATAGATAATAAATTTTTGGTGACACCCTGACCTATCATCTAGCACTTCCTTCAGTCCAGTTTATTTTGCAGAGCACAATTATACATCCCAGAGGAAAAACCTTTTCCAACATGGAACACACCTTTTGCGTCAACGGCAAAAATCATCATCGCACAGCTCCCAAACCCAGCTAAGTATTCAAGTCTAATGATGAGCAGCAGAACATTTTTAGGATCTCTTCATATTCCACTTACATCTCTAACTATTGGTGCATGTCCAGCTTCAACCCACCTGTAGTTCAGACTGTTGGACCTTGGCAGCTGCTGATGCCACCTGCTCCTCCAGGAAGGACAGCTCCATATCGGACGTGGAGCTGCAGATTCCCCTGGCACACTCCTCGAGGTCACTCAGCTCCGCCTCCAGACTGTACACCGAACCAGCCGCCACGTACACCTGCAGCATGTCCAGTGCAACACAGGCTTTCCTTCACAACCAGGTATTTTATATTTGCAAATAGTTtagttgttgttatttttgttaccTTGtcattctgtttatttatacagaTATTTAAGAGAATCTTTAATTGCCCTTATCCTATCAATCCTGTGTCTTTAGACCCTGCAGATAGTGATGCATGTGATGGATAGAAGAATAGACCTGGATCAGAGTATATGACTGCACACTAAACAAGTGGCAAGCAtcagctaaaatcatttaatacAATTTCAGCAAAGAAGTGCAGTAAATATGATGTAAACTGAAATGAAGCCAAACTTACGTTCTCCTCCAGTCTGGAGAACTGCTGATCCAGCTTCTTGGGGTCGGCGTTGGGGggcagggaggtggaggagagtcGGGTGTTGTCTCCTCCCTCCACTCCCACCAGCAGCTCCTCAGTGGCGTTCAGCACCTTCAGCACCTCAGTGGTGATGCTGCGCAGGGACACTGCTGAATACCTCtacaatacatacacacacacacaaacaggtgttTTCTTACAACCGACTGGTGTCTGTGTAAAACCTGATGTTTTGCAGTGCCAAACCAAACTCTGGAATCAAACCAGTGTGAGAAGAAAAAGTGCAAAAGAAGTTAAGCTTCATCTTGACTGGCAATTATCTTCTGTATTCTCCCCTATGTTGCCCTGCCACAGCAAAACAAGTTCATTCTCACCTGCTCCAGAAGAGTGgatataaactgtactgattTGTAAAGCTCCATGTGATTACCCTACAGCgcacagaggggagagaagaaaCAGGGCAGGCAGGGTGGCAGCAGTTAGCTGAGTGGTTAGTTAAGCAGTTAgttgcagtgatttttttttctggctctaACAGGCACAATAGCAAATGTATCAGGAAGAAAAGGAGCTGCGGTGCTTACATTTTGAATCTCCTCTGGTGACAGTAAACCCTCCTGAGGAGAAGatgtgctgctctgctcctcgTCGTCTGcccttttttctttggtttccaCAGGTTTTTCATGCGTTTCTTTACCTTCACACTCCCCCTCTGCGGCGACTTCCTGCGTTTCCATCGTTTGCCACTCCCTCTCCgcttttcctcctccatcttccacCTCTTCTCTTTTACATGTCTGCTGGGCCTCATCTGTCTCGAGGGCtaaatttcttctttcttgtggATCTAtgtctctttcttccttctcatTTTCGTTTCTGCTTGTCAGCTCTCCACTCTCCTGTTTTCTGGCAGCATCTCCTCCAATTTGTTCAGTTACAttttctcctgctctttctctcacagCTGACTCTGACCTCACGTTGTCGCCTCGACTTTGCAGCTCTTTCGCGcttcctgtctcctctgatGTACATGTACTTTCTGCATCAACAGTCCTTTCATTGGAACCATTTTGTCCTCCTATTTTAAAAcactcatctgtctctgtgtcttctatCTCTCTATTTATTCCCCCATTTTCAGCAGCTTGATCCTTTAATGTTTCTACCTGCATGTCCTCTAAAGTCATCATCAACATGCTGTTGATTATTTGGTCAaattcttcatcttcctcttcgcTGTCTGCTGATGTTCCCTCCCACTTCCCCTGatcctctttgctttctttaaacttttcttctctttgtccGTCTTCTTCATTTTTGTCTGGCCACTTTGCCTCTGGCTGATTCTCTTGTTCCACGCTTGCCTCATCTGAGTCAATTATCTCCTGCGTTTTCTCTGCTTCCACCACTGATTTCAGCTTCATCTcttgtctttcctctgtctcttttgctttttcagccTCGTCTTTACACGTATCCTCCTCTACTACCATTATTTCACCCTCAATCTCTTCCACAAAATCTCTCTTTTCAGGTTCTTCTACCTCGGTTTCACCTTGCTGGACATCATCGATCGTAATCTGACCATCCAAATCATTCTCAGCTGTTGCTTTTTCATCACTTCTCTCAGTCTTTGTTTCCTCAGTTTCATCCctcaaatcaaacatttttacatCCAAATTTCCGAATGATTCCCTCCGCTCCACTGCTCCTTCCCACACTTCTTCCAGCTCAACGCTGCTCTTAATTCCTCCTTCATTTACCTCCTGCTCTCCCCCACTCTTTCCGACTCTGTCCAGCTCATCCTCAGTGGAGGAAAACTGAGAGGCGCTGACTAGACTGGCCAAATCGCGCAGCTGAGCAGCCTGAACCGCTTTTTCTGCCTGTAACTTCCACAGCGTCTCCTCGTCTACCGCTTCCTCCCCTTCTCTGCCTGCTTTGTCCAGCTCATCCTCTGTGGATGAAAACTGGGTGGCGTTGACTTGGTTTGCTAATCTGCACACTTTCacagccagctcctcctcctcctcttctgtcttcctctcttcgACGCCAACTCTGTCCAGCTCGTCCTCTGTGGATGAGAACTGTGTAGCTCTGACTTCTCTTTCCAGTTGACAGAGTTTATAAGTGAGTCCTTCTGTCTTTTCGTCCTCCTGCTCTTTATTGTCTTCCTCCATATCTTCATCCCATTCTCCTTCATTCTGGCCAACTTTGTCTAAGTCGTCATCAGTCGAGGAAAAGTATGTGAGTCTGGACTGTGCAACGAGCCTGTATAATCTGTGTTTCATCTCTTCGTCATCTATTTCatcatttctctcttcctcctctttctcatccTCCATTCTTCCTTCATCCAAGTCAACCTCCATCTTCCACGACctttcatcttcttcatctctgtcctcacttccttgactcttttcctccctctgtccatcatcaccagaatctctgtcttcatcttctCGAGTGAAGGAGTCGGAAACTCGGCTTGCTAGCTGTAACAGTTTTAAGCCGAGCTCCTCGTCCATCTGACTGGCTCCATGTCCAGTCATGTCACTCTTCTGGTCAAAGGGTTCGGGGGTCATGGCTCCAGAGGTCAAAGTGTCAGGCGTCACGGCATCGGAAGTAGGTTGGGATtcgttgtcttttttgtttaaatccTGTGAAAACAAGGAGCCAGAGAGTAAAAACCGCATTTCTCTGGTGAATTCAGCGCAATTAGTTGTGCATAGTTCATATGGAATTTAGGGCTTTGGGCTCAACATGACACTTTCAAAGTCTTTTTTAGTTCAACCCAAAACCGACACCTCAAGACCCCagaataatatattaaaaatgaaaacacaaaaaagctgGAAATCTTAACAACTCTGAGGATCAGACTTGAGCCTCCTTGAATTCATATCATTATTTTTGACTGAATTCCTTTCGGCTGTTAGTATTTGCCTCTTGAATGATCCATTGTCCCCCATATGAATCAGTAAGAGATGGTCCTGTCTCATTGCATCAGTTTAATGTGAGTTATTCCTTACCGtcacagaaaaagaagatgcttgttcttttctgctcttccttttcttccgtgatctcctgacttttccCAGCTCCGGCTCAGCCGCCACTCTGCTCccgtcctcctctcctgctccttctaCATTAAAGTTTACATCAATGATACTCGTCCTTGGAGATGATGAAGGTCGCCTGATCTCGGCCGGTACCTTCCTCTTAAAAAGAGCGAGCAGAGGTCTGTTAGGCTTCCAGTTTCCCTCAGAATCCGAAAACACGTCATCTCTGCTGCCTCGGCGGCTCGTTAGTGGCGGTGACGGGATCCCGTCCTGAGTGTCCTGCAGGTTGAAGTTCGAGTCTGTCATCTTCCTGTGAATCTCCTGGAGGACAGCACCCCAGGAGCTGTCGGGCTCAGGCTTGGTTTCGTTGTCAGAGCCCATGCCCTCGTAGGCGGACACCACTCCGGACTCTCTCTCCAAGGCACTGTAGACCAGGCTCTTCCTTTTGGTCAGCAGGCTGGGACGAGACAGCTGGGCACTCTGCAGGGCAATCCAATTCCCATCTGGGCTCTTCAGCACTGAGGACACACCTCCGTATGTGAGcgtgcatacacacagatatcACACAGACAAGCAGAGACCATATGCCAAACAaacattccaaaaaaaaaaaaagaaaagtacagtcacacatgcagaaatataaaacaaagacaaacagaaaggagGCAGGTATCATCTGATGGACTTTTGACCAGAACCAGGAGATGTGACTATATCACAACCTCTATAAGCTGcctttcactgttttaaaacTTTGGAACAGACCAACGACCTCTGCCCGAAGATGTCAAACCATGTACAAACTCATATGGTAGTAAGAGGTTAGAGGCTGTATTCAAAGGATCTTGTCTTAGCACTGTCACAGATTTcatacatgaaataaaacaaaatataaacgGCCTTACCTGCGTTGTCCAGCCTGTCCACACTCTTCCAAGCAGAAATAGTCGACCCACTGCCTTCCTTCTTCAACGCCTGCAGAGAGTCTTGTATCACACCTGGAGGGTCACTGTTCAGCAGTGAAAAGGCAGAGTGTGACCTCTGGGGAGACCGATAAGACAGATTAAAGGTGTTAATTGTTGAAAACGATTGAATGACACCTCTGTTTTAATGTGTCTCAGTCACCCACTCTAGTGTATCTACAATAATTCAGCTGTAAAATACCATGTTTAACCAGCAGAGGTCAGCATGTGTCCCCATACAGATGAGAGGATGTAGCAAACACTTGTGGGTAAACATAAGCAGCTCTAATTCAAGTAattgtgactgtgtttttgctttgttttgttttgtttt includes:
- the LOC121193565 gene encoding rab effector MyRIP-like isoform X3 — its product is MGRKLDLSGLTDTEAEHVLQVVQRDMKLRKKEEERLSELKQELDEEGSRSLLLSRQSCFNQRCCIRCCLPFTFLLNPKRQCRDCHYNVCKACRVYNKRDKAWLCSACQKTRLLKTQSLEWFYTNVKKRFKRFGSAKVLKTLYKKHLAEHSALSELTEGSAYEESVCNEGSICGSDSTFYRQSEEHSMAETLTVALRVAEEAIDEAISKAEFDASSQEKQNEAHYLREHRGELIEELAKTIVQKIISRRKTLAEMRAEYDQDWPLEQNTDPLHHQSTCDQASSSLKEQPGLWRSHSAFSLLNSDPPGVIQDSLQALKKEGSGSTISAWKSVDRLDNAVLKSPDGNWIALQSAQLSRPSLLTKRKSLVYSALERESGVVSAYEGMGSDNETKPEPDSSWGAVLQEIHRKMTDSNFNLQDTQDGIPSPPLTSRRGSRDDVFSDSEGNWKPNRPLLALFKRKVPAEIRRPSSSPRTSIIDVNFNVEGAGEEDGSRVAAEPELGKVRRSRKKRKSRKEQASSFSVTDLNKKDNESQPTSDAVTPDTLTSGAMTPEPFDQKSDMTGHGASQMDEELGLKLLQLASRVSDSFTREDEDRDSGDDGQREEKSQGSEDRDEEDERSWKMEVDLDEGRMEDEKEEEERNDEIDDEEMKHRLYRLVAQSRLTYFSSTDDDLDKVGQNEGEWDEDMEEDNKEQEDEKTEGLTYKLCQLEREVRATQFSSTEDELDRVGVEERKTEEEEEELAVKVCRLANQVNATQFSSTEDELDKAGREGEEAVDEETLWKLQAEKAVQAAQLRDLASLVSASQFSSTEDELDRVGKSGGEQEVNEGGIKSSVELEEVWEGAVERRESFGNLDVKMFDLRDETEETKTERSDEKATAENDLDGQITIDDVQQGETEVEEPEKRDFVEEIEGEIMVVEEDTCKDEAEKAKETEERQEMKLKSVVEAEKTQEIIDSDEASVEQENQPEAKWPDKNEEDGQREEKFKESKEDQGKWEGTSADSEEEDEEFDQIINSMLMMTLEDMQVETLKDQAAENGGINREIEDTETDECFKIGGQNGSNERTVDAESTCTSEETGSAKELQSRGDNVRSESAVRERAGENVTEQIGGDAARKQESGELTSRNENEKEERDIDPQERRNLALETDEAQQTCKREEVEDGGGKAEREWQTMETQEVAAEGECEGKETHEKPVETKEKRADDEEQSSTSSPQEGLLSPEEIQNRYSAVSLRSITTEVLKVLNATEELLVGVEGGDNTRLSSTSLPPNADPKKLDQQFSRLEENVYVAAGSVYSLEAELSDLEECARGICSSTSDMELSFLEEQVASAAAKVQQSELQICDISARIAALKSAGLNVDTQSRFTKTRTIPVMPITLDSSRQLRRRLPAPPLKDKET
- the LOC121193565 gene encoding rab effector MyRIP-like isoform X1, whose amino-acid sequence is MGRKLDLSGLTDTEAEHVLQVVQRDMKLRKKEEERLSELKQELDEEGSRSLLLSRQSCFNQRCCIRCCLPFTFLLNPKRQCRDCHYNVCKACRVYNKRDKAWLCSACQKTRLLKTQSLEWFYTNVKKRFKRFGSAKVLKTLYKKHLAEHSALSELTEGSAYEESVCNEGSICGSDSTFYRQSEEHSMAETLTVALRVAEEAIDEAISKAEFDASSQEKQNEAHYLREHRGELIEELAKTIVQKIISRRKTLAEMRAEYDQDWPLEQNTDPLHHQSTCDQASSSLKEQPGLWRSHSAFSLLNSDPPGVIQDSLQALKKEGSGSTISAWKSVDRLDNAVLKSPDGNWIALQSAQLSRPSLLTKRKSLVYSALERESGVVSAYEGMGSDNETKPEPDSSWGAVLQEIHRKMTDSNFNLQDTQDGIPSPPLTSRRGSRDDVFSDSEGNWKPNRPLLALFKRKVPAEIRRPSSSPRTSIIDVNFNVEGAGEEDGSRVAAEPELGKVRRSRKKRKSRKEQASSFSVTDLNKKDNESQPTSDAVTPDTLTSGAMTPEPFDQKSDMTGHGASQMDEELGLKLLQLASRVSDSFTREDEDRDSGDDGQREEKSQGSEDRDEEDERSWKMEVDLDEGRMEDEKEEEERNDEIDDEEMKHRLYRLVAQSRLTYFSSTDDDLDKVGQNEGEWDEDMEEDNKEQEDEKTEGLTYKLCQLEREVRATQFSSTEDELDRVGVEERKTEEEEEELAVKVCRLANQVNATQFSSTEDELDKAGREGEEAVDEETLWKLQAEKAVQAAQLRDLASLVSASQFSSTEDELDRVGKSGGEQEVNEGGIKSSVELEEVWEGAVERRESFGNLDVKMFDLRDETEETKTERSDEKATAENDLDGQITIDDVQQGETEVEEPEKRDFVEEIEGEIMVVEEDTCKDEAEKAKETEERQEMKLKSVVEAEKTQEIIDSDEASVEQENQPEAKWPDKNEEDGQREEKFKESKEDQGKWEGTSADSEEEDEEFDQIINSMLMMTLEDMQVETLKDQAAENGGINREIEDTETDECFKIGGQNGSNERTVDAESTCTSEETGSAKELQSRGDNVRSESAVRERAGENVTEQIGGDAARKQESGELTSRNENEKEERDIDPQERRNLALETDEAQQTCKREEVEDGGGKAEREWQTMETQEVAAEGECEGKETHEKPVETKEKRADDEEQSSTSSPQEGLLSPEEIQNRYSAVSLRSITTEVLKVLNATEELLVGVEGGDNTRLSSTSLPPNADPKKLDQQFSRLEENVYVAAGSVYSLEAELSDLEECARGICSSTSDMELSFLEEQVASAAAKVQQSELQICDISARIAALKSAGLNVDTQSRFTKTRTIPVMPITLDSSRQLRRRLPAPPLKEDKET
- the LOC121193565 gene encoding rab effector MyRIP-like isoform X2, translating into MGRKLDLSGLTDTEAEHVLQVVQRDMKLRKKEEERLSELKQELDEEGSRSLLLSRQSCFNQRCCIRCCLPFTFLLNPKRQCRDCHYNVCKACRVYNKRDKAWLCSACQKTRLLKTQSLEWFYTNVKKRFKRFGSAKVLKTLYKKHLAEHSALSELTGSAYEESVCNEGSICGSDSTFYRQSEEHSMAETLTVALRVAEEAIDEAISKAEFDASSQEKQNEAHYLREHRGELIEELAKTIVQKIISRRKTLAEMRAEYDQDWPLEQNTDPLHHQSTCDQASSSLKEQPGLWRSHSAFSLLNSDPPGVIQDSLQALKKEGSGSTISAWKSVDRLDNAVLKSPDGNWIALQSAQLSRPSLLTKRKSLVYSALERESGVVSAYEGMGSDNETKPEPDSSWGAVLQEIHRKMTDSNFNLQDTQDGIPSPPLTSRRGSRDDVFSDSEGNWKPNRPLLALFKRKVPAEIRRPSSSPRTSIIDVNFNVEGAGEEDGSRVAAEPELGKVRRSRKKRKSRKEQASSFSVTDLNKKDNESQPTSDAVTPDTLTSGAMTPEPFDQKSDMTGHGASQMDEELGLKLLQLASRVSDSFTREDEDRDSGDDGQREEKSQGSEDRDEEDERSWKMEVDLDEGRMEDEKEEEERNDEIDDEEMKHRLYRLVAQSRLTYFSSTDDDLDKVGQNEGEWDEDMEEDNKEQEDEKTEGLTYKLCQLEREVRATQFSSTEDELDRVGVEERKTEEEEEELAVKVCRLANQVNATQFSSTEDELDKAGREGEEAVDEETLWKLQAEKAVQAAQLRDLASLVSASQFSSTEDELDRVGKSGGEQEVNEGGIKSSVELEEVWEGAVERRESFGNLDVKMFDLRDETEETKTERSDEKATAENDLDGQITIDDVQQGETEVEEPEKRDFVEEIEGEIMVVEEDTCKDEAEKAKETEERQEMKLKSVVEAEKTQEIIDSDEASVEQENQPEAKWPDKNEEDGQREEKFKESKEDQGKWEGTSADSEEEDEEFDQIINSMLMMTLEDMQVETLKDQAAENGGINREIEDTETDECFKIGGQNGSNERTVDAESTCTSEETGSAKELQSRGDNVRSESAVRERAGENVTEQIGGDAARKQESGELTSRNENEKEERDIDPQERRNLALETDEAQQTCKREEVEDGGGKAEREWQTMETQEVAAEGECEGKETHEKPVETKEKRADDEEQSSTSSPQEGLLSPEEIQNRYSAVSLRSITTEVLKVLNATEELLVGVEGGDNTRLSSTSLPPNADPKKLDQQFSRLEENVYVAAGSVYSLEAELSDLEECARGICSSTSDMELSFLEEQVASAAAKVQQSELQICDISARIAALKSAGLNVDTQSRFTKTRTIPVMPITLDSSRQLRRRLPAPPLKEDKET